The following DNA comes from Musa acuminata AAA Group cultivar baxijiao chromosome BXJ1-4, Cavendish_Baxijiao_AAA, whole genome shotgun sequence.
GCTATTGCATTTAACTCTATGGGTGCCTACAAGCTTTCTGTTCAGGCATGTATCTTGAGAATTACTCGTTGATTTAGCTTAAAAGATGATGCTAGTATTTGCTGCTAACTGGTTTTTCTGATGGCAGCATGAAAAGAAAACTCATGGTATACTTGTTAAGCAGCTTGGAGAGGAAGACTCAAGAACACAAGACTCAGAAAATTGGATAAAGACATTTAAATTGCGTCAGCGACAGGTAAATGCAAGTTTCAATGCATTGGTGATACTGTAATGATTATTTTCTTGTCTGCTTCATGAGTAAAAAAATACTGCTGCTGCTAGTGGTCGGCATCAGAATACTATACAACTGAGAGAATACTAATTAAGATCTATATATTTAGATAGTATTGGCTAGAAGGTTTACCTTTTCTTTTGCACAATTCAATGAAAAATTGCTTTTGATGTGGGCCTCAAGTTAGCATACTATTTGACTGGCACTAACTTAGCATGCCAAAGAGGGAGTAGAAGAGAGGTTACCTCTCTGTGTTGTTGAAACTTTACAATAACAAAGACATGAGAGGTGGTTCTAGCCCCTTCTATTAGTGAAGCAAATCCTTGTGACACTTAGCAAGTAGGGAAATTAGAAGCAAACCCTTATAAGACCTAGCAAATAGGGAAATTAGCAGTGATCAAGGTAAATCTCCATTCTTTTTCTAATAGTATAAATGAACATTTAAAGTTTATGGAACAGTTTAGATCAGTTAAGTGTTCTTAGACCTATATTTTGTTAAATATCACCATCAGTTCTTTCAAAGATTATGGTAGGTTTTGATCGGCATGTGAACCCACTCAGTGTTTACTTTACATTCTGTTGCATTTTCACTCTCATGTTTAGATGATTTGATTGTAACACTTTTTTTGAGCCAGGTGAATGCACAAAAGCAAAAAAGACAAGCTCTGGATTCAGCTTCTGCCCTAATggcttttaatattttaaaggtCCATATAATTTTAATCTCCTATATTAGAGTTTCTTTATAAACATTATGCTTATGCTGAGTTATTTCACCATTCGATATGTTCCCTGATATGGAGAAGTGCAGACAATATCATCTGCCACCAAGACTTTATGCTCTGCAGTGCTAAAAATGCGTCAGAATACTTGGCTTTTTTGCTCAGATTTGTTCGATAAATCTCTAGTCAGTCATTTGAGTTAGAGCAATATGATTTTGCAGTgttctttttatatgtttcattttagTTACAGACGACTATCTTAAGTACGCCTGTCTTCATAATGTGTATGCCAAGTTTATAAATAGGCGGAAATATGGATAAGGCGACTGCCCAAATGTCAAATTAGCCCTTTCCTATTGAATGACATGTTTACTCTTGTTTTGCTTTAATGTCCTGATAGTAATGCAGGTACTTTGGGCTTCATGCCTGTGTTATTGATTGATGCATTAGTTTTCTTGAAAGTAATGCTATAAATATATAGGTTAAAAGACTAGCGCCGTTAGTGCACAACCTATGGCAATATTGTAATTGCCTAAGTGCATCTTTTCATAGCGTGCTGCAATTTAGGAATTAAACCAATTATCTCCTTATATATTTATGCAGTCTTTACAAACAGTTTTAAAGTTTAATAACAACAATTGGGAAATATTAGCTCATTCTGTTTTATGATTCTAAGAGTAGGTAGGTTCATAATGGCTCATCGTCTACATTTGCACCATTCCGCACCTACACTGTTGTTGAGTCAGTAGAAGACGATGCCTTTTTCGGATCAATTGAGATCCATGGATGACCATTGGTATGCTGTTGGTTAGTTGCTTGTAAACGATGAAGTGATAGATGCATGCCTAAATGACAGTAATTTGCATTTCTCGAAGCTTCTTCCTACTGGTTTTCTTTAAGCTATAAAACATGAGCTAGAACCTTCTCTTTTTTTCCTGCAGTTCATGCATTTCCTAGTCTCAATATCCAGCCCCCACATACCTTTTCTTTTGCTTCAACAGGCATATCCTGAACTGCTACAAGCTTTCCAAGTTGCAGCCAGATCTGGGAATGCGAGCACACCGATAAGTAAATCTGTTGCTGGTGAGGCTCTTCCTCGTGGAAGGAGAGTTGAtgagagagcagctcgagcagcagCAGAAGTGCGTAAGAAAGCTGTGGCCAGAGGCATTCTTGTACGCCAGAATGTAAATCCTGTCCAACGGCTGCCCCCACTGTCACAACTTCTCAACATCATCAATTCAGGTTCTACACCTGAGGCTCCGACCAGTGATCAAGCACATGAACCAACGACGGAACCCAGCAGTGGGCCCGTGTCTGATGGCTCTGCTGGAGCCAGTGTTGCCAATGGATCAAATCACGGAGATCAAGCTCCTGTTGGATTGGGGACATCTTTGGCTTCTTTGGACTTGAAGAAACAGAAGTCCAAATTAAAGGCCACACTATGAGAGGAAGGCAGAAAATTAGTTTTCTTTATCAAGGCTAAACCACGGATCTTCACAAAACTGATTTAATCAGGTTCTTAGTTCATCGAGGAATGGCCAACTGGTCGACACTTTAGTCGGCATCCAAAATTCTTAATATGGTGACATCAGGCTGAAGCCTGATCAACAGAAGAGACACTAAAGTTCGCcagttgatttttcttttttcctcctcGATGATTTCCATTTATAAATCTCGTTGTGTTAGATTCTAAATAAAACCATTATTGCAGTTTCTTTTTAGGTTTCATTAGAGATAAGTGGTTGTTCAGCCTGTGACATCTTTAGAGGTTACATCCGATCTTGTTCCCTTGATACAGGTCGTTTTTGAGATGTTGTCGACGAGTTGAGCATATCCTTAAAACCCTTGAGTTTTGTTGTGGTATTACGTCGATCAATTATTCGTAGACCGTCGAAGAATCTCTCGTTCATGCGTGTCGTGAACAGAAACGCTCGTCTGAAATGTTTTCTGGCTCTGCTGTTCACTAATGGCCGAGAGTTTGATTCACATGGTGTCAAGAAACACTTTTTTCTCTGATCAAGAACATTTtccttgtatatgtatatataagtctTCATAAAGAATTTATATCTGTAaagttttctgtttgacgataaggtaatctttaacaataaaataataataaattgttcCATAACTAACCTAAACGGTACTGAAACATGCTTTTCTCCATTTAATGTAGAGGGATTGTAGTCGAAGAATTATTCTTGGGAAATATTCTTCATAAGATTTGCAAGAATATATACCAAATGATTTGGATTTAGATTTCTAAAGAAAGAACCACTAGATTAATGTTATGTATAAAGATATGCTGTTAATTTataaatttccttttttttctcttttcgtaATATGAGACTAATTTTTGCCTTCTtcccatattattattattgttattgttattattattagtagtagtagtagtagtagtagtattatTTCCTAAGAAAAGTAAGATAGCTGGGAGAGACGAGTGTGATGAGCATTCAAAAGGGTTACTTCTGAACCATTAattgtctttctttcttttatgtgcaatcttatatatatatatatatatatatatatatatatatatatatatatatatatatatatatatatatatatgatggattaagaaagaattcaaatTAGAAAATACATATGTTCATAGTTATTGAATTCAGATGGAACTAACTGATCAAATAAGAAAAACTGGAACCAGAGCCTCAACCACTAATTAATGTTTATGTTATAAAAGGATGAAATAccttaaatttttattataaaatgcttttcattgTATTCCAAAGGTTTTGGGTTTAATTCTTGTGCATATTTCTTTTAACTTTatgtaatatttaatttatttggtGACAATGTATTAGATCTTCTTACTTATATTGAGGGTTCGAAGTCTCATCTGCTGATTAGCTTAGTtggtaaatatttattttcagtaaaaaaaattcatcctattttttttattttataaaattttattttagaaaaCACATCACTTATTTATAACTTCTTTTTAACCCTCCATTAAGAGTCAAGTCGAGTTCAttcatcatcatcctcctcctccggaGCTGCAACATGTCGATCAACTTGAGGACACTGCTGCTCCGGATCTACAATTATGGCGTGCTCCCATCGATCATCCTCGTCTTCTTCCTCGTTCTCATTCTTCGACCGCACCACGTCGGTCCCATAAGTGTTCAGCTGCAACTTGAGATCAGCCTCCGCTTCCTTCTCCGCCGGCCAGCTACGTTTTCCCTCAACCTTTGCCGCATGCACGTTATTGCTGGTCCACGCGTCTAGGGTTTCAGAATGGTGGAACTGACGAGGGAGGAAGATGACTTCTGCAGCGGGTGGACTGTCCCTGTTGGTCGGCGGCCCATCGTTTGCCATGCCGAGCAGAAGCTTCAGCTTGCGGTGGCGTTGCGATGCCCGCCGAGAGCTTGGAACGACCGGAACTCCTCGCCGCAGCGGTTGCATCGATAGACTTGGGTCTTCTTGCTCTCAAGAGCGTCGTCGGCTGTGGCAGTAGGGCCTTTGCGCTTGGCATCGGCCGCGGCGGCCCTGGCGATCTCAGCTTGTCGAACTTTGGCGTAGGTGCGGGCTTTGGTTCTCGCCaacatcgagagagagagagagggggtgtTAACTTGTTTTGGTGCACTGGCAATGGGGCTGTGGCGAGTTCTTATAGAATGGAAAGCAGGAAAGGAAGAAGATGACGAGGGGTGAAGTGTTGGGTGTTcaggtatgtatatatatatatatatatatatatatatgtatgtatatatatatatgtatgtatatatatatatgtatgtatatatatatatatatatgtatgtatatatatatatatgtatatatatatatatgtatatatatatatacatatacatatatacatacatatacatatatacatacatatacatatatatatatacatatatatgtgtatatatatatatatatatatatatatatatatacacacacacacatatatatatatatatatatatatatatatatatatatatatatatatatatatatatatatatatatatatatatatatatatatatatatatataatacgtgCGAAAAAGTGGGGAGAGAAACTTGAAACCAAGTGTGAGAGTTGCACTACCCAAAATTCAGATGCATTTATTCTGGAATTGCAGGTATGATTTTATGAGTGCGTATGTTGGAATTGatttgattttacataattaatcTTTGGTTTTATGTTGTCGAGAGGATGCATCGTTATTGTCTCGAGGTTCTTCATATACCAACCAATGTATGGATCCTTCATTTCGATGTTCTAATCATCACAGCCTTCGTATTTTACGAACTTAAGTACATGCCCCAATGCAAACCATTACATGCTCAAATGATGCCAAGCATGATGGCAATacattaagtttatttttattgttgTTTAGTAAACAGGTTCTCTAGTGTTGTCTTCAATATAAAAAGGAACATAAAACTGTCTCCTATGCCACAGATCCTATCAATGACCCAATTCTTTGATCTCGATGTGTGGAAATGACATTCTTAATCGGATACACAGTAACTATCCAGGAGACTGCAATGGAGATTGCCCGACTAGAGGTTGAACACTGAGAGGACTTGGTGTACTGTACTTGTTCTCCTCTCCATCGACGTCCTCATGGCTGTCTCCATCTTGGCTTCCCCCTCCCTCGTTCTCCTCCAAAGACCTCATCTTCGTTTCCGGCGTGAAGAGATAGGTGTGTACTGCTCCTATCATGCAAACACCAGCCAAGATTATTAAGGCGTTCATCATTCCAATTCCCGGCTTCCACCCGCTGGCCACGTCCTCTTTGTTCCTCGCCTGAGAGGCCCAGAGGAATCCGATTGCTCCGATGATGGCGCCCACCTTGCCGGCGGCCCCGGAGATGCCGTGGCACGTGGAGCGGAACCGCGCCGGGAACAGCTCGGCGGGCACGATGAAGGTCGTGGTGTTGGGTCCGAAGTTTGAGAAGAAGAAGGTCAGGGCGTAGAGGACGATGTAGCCGGCGTTGGTGTGGTGGTTCCAGTAATTGTCGTAGGGGCCTGCCAAGGCGAAGAGGAAGAGGCCCATGAAGAAGAACCCCATCATCTGAATCCTGCGCCTGCCGACGCGTTCGATGAAGTAGACGGTGGCGAAGTAGCCGGGGATGGTGGAGGCCGCGGCGATGATGGCCTGGAACTTGGCCACGTTGTAGGCGTCCTGGTAGGCGTTCACGTGTTCGGGGCGGGGGAAGAAGGGCTGGTAGATCTGGGACTGGAAGAGGGTGCTGCTGTAGTAGGGGATGTCGACGAGGAACCACGCCATGGCGCACGCGAAGAGGTTCCAGCCGTGCCGGCGCAGGAACTGCCGCGAGAGGAGGCCGTAGGAGGGAGGACGAGGCTGGGGTGACCTGCGCAGGGCTTCGGCGTCTTCCGCGAAGTTGTGCACGTCCAAGCCCCCCAACACCTTCCCCATGTCGGCGGTCGCCTTCATCACGTCCTGTTCTACCAGTGCTGTGAATCTGCAGCGGAAGAGTCGATGTGATCGTATGATTTCCATGGTGACCACGGAGCGAGGGTGTTCATACCTGGCCGTCTCTGGCATCGCTATCCTCCAGTAGAACGTCAACCCCGCCGGAATGGCGCCCACCATCAGTATGATCCGCCACGCCAAGTCGGCCGACTCCGGCGTCTGCAGCGGCCCGGCGTCGCCCCTCTCCGTCGCCCTGTTGAACGCCGCCGTTATCGCCATGGTCACCGCAGAGCTCGCGAGGATCCCGAACCCCTGCATCGAGAACACGGCGGCGATGAACGACCCCCTCGTCCGCTTGTTGGCGAACTCCGACATGATGGTGGCCGACAGTGGGTAGTCGCCCCCGATGCCGATGCCCAGCAGGAAGCGGAAGAGGCAGAGGCTGGTCAGCACGCAGCCGCGGGTGCGGCAGATGGAGAATCCGCTGGCAAAGGAGCTGGCCACCATCAGGAGCAGCGAAAGGCCGTACATGCGCCGCCGGCCGATGCGGTCGCCGAGGAAGCCGAAGACGAGCTGACCGATGACGGTGCCCGCCAGCGCCACCGCGACCATCGCAGAGACCACCGCCGGCGGCGTCACGCCGGGCTTGTCTGCCCGCGCGTCGCCGTAGTAGATCCGGCCGATCAGCTTCATCACGGGGGCGATGCAGAAGAGGTCGTAGGAATCGGTGAACAGCCCCATGCCGGCGATAATGATGGCCTTGAAGTGGTAGTACTGCGTCCTCGCGTGATCCAGCGCGGTGAGCACCTTCAAGGCCATCTTGCTCGATCCCAAGAACACGACACCAGCTTCAGGATCGGTCAGAGTGGCACGACAGCAGCAGAAGAGAAGCAGTTATGACAGCCCACCGTTGACATGATCGAACACGAAGCGAGGACTCGAAACCAAGATTCCGAGGTAGATGCCGAAGATCTCCAATATCTAAATAAGTACGTACTGACATGATCCGGGGAAAGGGCACGAACAACAGACATGGACTCGCCCACTAATCATCGAGCACGTACCCGAGTAGCGCACGTGTGGGGTGTTCGAATGCGTCCCACCAAGACGTCGCTGCGCGGGGCATCTGACGTGATCGGATCCACGGTTCAACCAATGGGAGAAGGGCCGTCGTCTTCGCTGCCGAAGATTGATAACTTGGCTTTTTCTTCTCCGGTTTGTTCCTGGAACAAGAAGGCAGAGAAATTTAAGCTTAGTTACCTGCAGTCGAGTAGAACTTGTCTTCAGCCGATGGCTGCCAACCTCATCGGTGGTTCTTCTTTCTTGGATGGATCAGCTACGAGTCAGTGCAATAGATGAAGAATGGTCAGCGCCAGCAAATGATTAGAGGAGCCAAATGTGTAGCTCACAAGACGTTTTCAGAGGAGAGGATGCACCTGGACCTTTCTTATCAACTGTTATGGAAACCTAAATAGTCCATGTCTGATGTGAAATGTTCTTGCCTGTGCAATAAACACAATTGAGAAGAACATAGATGTATTGTCTGATTTATCTTACCTAAACATTGTGCTTCATAGCTTCTAATCAGTTTCGTATTATCTTAAATCCAAATAACAATTACTTCTATACATATCTAGAATCCATCTCAACCCATATCCATGACAAATTTGGTTTGTATCTATACCCCTCTTAAAATATTCATAATATGAAGATTATTAATCTTTTGGCATCCATGATCACCCTACAAAGCTTGATATGGAACTTTTCTCTGCTGCCACTCCTGGAGGCTTGGGAGATTGCCTGGGGACAACACTGCAAGATATCACCTTGTCTGGATGAGATCAGCACTCAATAgactatgtacatatacataagcAGTCATGCAAGTGCAAGTTTCCAGCATTAAGAAGCAGCTTTAATTAACAATAAGATAGTGACACTCTGCtcagaggagaaagaaaaaaaatatacttGTTGGGCACAATAAATGAACACAGCTGTCACTGAATTTGATATTCCATCTGTTGACTATTTGATCCAGTAAGATTACATAACACATCATTTCTTTAGACTCGTAGATGAATATTGGTAGATTGCTTGTTGTAGAAGAAAAAGACCATGATTTGTTTAAGCTGAAttccagacacacacacacataaatatcACTTCAAAACTAATGATTTTAATATTTAACCCCTTCAATATAAGTTCTGTATATATCTCCATAACATTCAACACTTTACTCTCATATTATGGAAATTAAATTTTGCCAATTGACTATTAGCATTTCTAAACTTGGatatgatatatatacatataaagacCATTTGTTTATTACCCTTCAAAGACTCTGCAATCATTAAAGCACCAATTattcaaaatcatcaatcatagtAGAGGAAAGACACAATAAAATTTACTAAAATAAAGAGAAATACCTCCTTGAACTTGCATAAAGGTTGGCCTGGTGGATATCAGAGTCAAATTCCCTTATTTCAGTTGATCCTACCAAATGAGAATTCAACAACATGAGCAACAGAACCTTAGATGGCAGCAGAAGGCTTGTCAGCCTCCCGCCGTCGCCATTCCCTCCTTTGAACCAACCATTTTACTCCTACATGGAGGTACATGGACTTCTTAGATGAGAATGTGTCAGTAATGCTGGTAATAAGGGGATACAGGAGGGATGTCTACACCTTTTTCTCACAGATGTGGTATTTTTTCTGGACATTGACTTCTGGCTTTCAACAGGTGTTGTTTAGTTTGCTGAAATAGATAGTTCAGCCAACAAGTAATTCATTCTTGCCACCCACTGCAGAGTACATGTTATCTATGAATTGCAGCCTGCTTGATATGAGAGGATCTTACAGAGCAATGGCCACAAATTTTCCAACTCCAAAGtatgattttatttttccttttcttcaacATGGATGATTGATCATCTTTGTTGCATTGTGGCGATACATCCATTTAAaatctttggataagaatgagctTGAAAAGTTGTTGAGACAACTCATACCAGGGGAATAGTAATTGAGATGCTAGTGTGCCTCTGCAGACAACTCATACCAGGTGTATAGTAATTGAGCtccttttgttttgaatatgctaAACTCAACATGCCCACTCGCAAGGGTTTGGGGTTTGGCAAAGAATGTACGATCATGTGATAATTCTCTCGTGCAGATGATCATAAACCTCTGATCTTGAAATGCTTGCTTTTACTTAAGATATGATGTTTGCAGATTAGAAATGAGTCTGAACATAGATAGGTCTCCATGCCTCTGCATACTGTTTGATATCATTAGATCCACCTTTTGGACTCTGTCGGAAACTGATGTGGTGAATCTGCATATCCACTGTTGTATTGACGATGAACTTTCCATAGGAATGCCAGAATATATCCATCTCATTTGAATCCCATCTTGCAACTAAGTTTCCCAACTTGGGTTGTCGGACTCCAATGCTGACATCCATAATCTATCCTACAGATTGTTGGACATGATTTGGGATTACCATCTGTTCTTGTTCCACAAGCAACTGCAGATTCCAGCAGGGCAACAGAATTTATAGACCACACTGCGACAAAGAGTAATCCAAGCTCTTGTGCTTTCAGCTCACTCCATGGGAGAAACAGAATTTATAGACCACAACCAGAACAAGCTGCAAAATAGGATCCATCTCTTAATCCGATATCCTATTATCATGAACAACAAAAAGAACAGCAATATGGCATCTGTAATACCAGATTTTCttacattaaaacaaagcatAGAAAGAAACAACATGAGTATGCTTGATTTATATAGAATATCCTATTCGGAGTGAAAATGCAGTCTTGCTAATACAAGAACAAGTCCTGATGTTGATACAAACAAACATAAACAGGGAACCCTCAAGATCCCTTGTGTAAAGCACAGAATACATTAAGTATACTTTCAGGAACTTAAGATATGAGTTTTAGATGCATGAACACCAAAAACTGGCATGAAAGCAAGACCAAGGGGATTATGAAGTAGGAATCACTTTTGCTGCAATGACTTGATCAAGAACTtgaagtaggaaccccaaaaatgACCCTGCTTCCTGGTACTTGTCATATTACAAATAATCAATTCTGCAATATCTGGAGGGAATCTCCAAACAAAATAGTGAACCATCCTTTAAAAGCTTCTAAATATTTTTGACTTGTACGAAAGATAATTATCATTCCACAAAGATCATGGTTTGACTGTGTTTTAGGACTGGAAACAATAAGAGACAAAAAAGTTTCAACTCTTATATAGACGTGAGCAAGAAGATCAAACTGAGAATTCAAAGATCAAAGAACAGTTCAGAACGGGACAAAATGGTTGAAGAATTTTAAAATAACAAATAACTAAAACATCATAAAACTTTAAAAGCTTGGTTTACTTCAAAGAACTAATGATTGTATGTAAGATACATCAGCATGTAGAAGAGACATGCATAGCAGCTAAATCAAACACATCAATGCATGCCAACATGTTGTGTCTTCCTCCTTATTAACAGCTTGGCATAGGAACAGTAAATAACAACCAAATCCTTGAGTGCACATGCATATAGGATTAAAATCCAAAACTACTCAATTAGGATAAGCTACATGGATATACCCTTTTCGTCAACTACTCAAGACTCACCAAGAAAAAAACATCATAAGTAAGAAATTCATTAAGAGCATCACATATATAATTGGATATTAAGTAGAACTAACCACTAGAATGTGTAGATGATAACTTTCAGGGCAAGAATGCGTGCCAAAAATATGGAAACACTGTGGTTCTTTGTCCTGCTGCAAGTTGAGGGTATCAATTGAAAATAACAAATTCCAATCTCAGTTAGTTCAGAAAGGCATCAAGAATAATGGAGTAAGACCTATAATAAACTTAGCTTGTATTACCTAAGTTGTgtgacacccttgcatgtccgtctggTTAACCTCcttgaaacctcttatggtccataaggaccttgtcctctgacttatcgaGCTCCCTCAAACGAATATGAGTTCTGGAGAAGTCTAACTCTCCAGCTACTCCGATCATATTTCTATATGATCGAGTCTCCTCCATGTGATTCATTGGTACTTACATTCGAAATCTCTCTCAGTGGTATACAGCCCTCATATGCTtatgactaaggct
Coding sequences within:
- the LOC103981048 gene encoding probable inorganic phosphate transporter 1-10 is translated as MALKVLTALDHARTQYYHFKAIIIAGMGLFTDSYDLFCIAPVMKLIGRIYYGDARADKPGVTPPAVVSAMVAVALAGTVIGQLVFGFLGDRIGRRRMYGLSLLLMVASSFASGFSICRTRGCVLTSLCLFRFLLGIGIGGDYPLSATIMSEFANKRTRGSFIAAVFSMQGFGILASSAVTMAITAAFNRATERGDAGPLQTPESADLAWRIILMVGAIPAGLTFYWRIAMPETARFTALVEQDVMKATADMGKVLGGLDVHNFAEDAEALRRSPQPRPPSYGLLSRQFLRRHGWNLFACAMAWFLVDIPYYSSTLFQSQIYQPFFPRPEHVNAYQDAYNVAKFQAIIAAASTIPGYFATVYFIERVGRRRIQMMGFFFMGLFLFALAGPYDNYWNHHTNAGYIVLYALTFFFSNFGPNTTTFIVPAELFPARFRSTCHGISGAAGKVGAIIGAIGFLWASQARNKEDVASGWKPGIGMMNALIILAGVCMIGAVHTYLFTPETKMRSLEENEGGGSQDGDSHEDVDGEENKYSTPSPLSVQPLVGQSPLQSPG